In Pseudovibrio brasiliensis, the following are encoded in one genomic region:
- the ptsP gene encoding phosphoenolpyruvate--protein phosphotransferase → MRSSLAGPRVLLRKLREVMAEPINAQERLDKIVRLIAANVVAEVCSVYILRADGVLELYATEGLNKDAVHQTSLKVGEGLVGLISSDARPLNLPNAQAHPAFAYRPETGEENYNSFLGVPILRAGRTLGVLVVQNKDHRTYFEDEVEALQTTAMVIAEMVAAGELEAIAQQGTTIDVIRPMHLKGVALADGIGLGHVVLHEPRVVITNLIAEDADTEKKRLEESVTRLRQSLDHMLASGEFSQHGEHREVLEAYRMFAYDRGWIRKIDEAIRNGLTAEAAVEKVQSDTRAQMLRQTDPYLRERLHDLDDLAHRLIRELMGKNHSGEDDLPKDAIIIARNMGAAELLDYDRDRIRGLVLEESGPTSHVTIVARALGIPTVGQVEDIVSLVEATDAIIVDGEIGQIFLRPANDVEQAFADKVRLRSKRQEIYRQLRDEPTVTKDGVDVKLQLNAGLLVDLPSMEDAGADGVGLFRTELQFMVASAFPRMQEQHSLYSKVLDAAGDKPVTFRSLDIGGDKVLPYLRLAQEENPAMGWRAIRFGLDRPGLLRTQIRAMLHAGAGRSLRIMFPMVADVSEFQQARDYVERELKHLRQHGHDTPKELKLGVMLEVPALLYQLEEIYKEVDFVSVGSNDLFQFFYAVDRGNTLVAERFEALSPSFLRALRKIVVVGDKMDTPVTLCGELGGQPLAAMALLAIGYRNLSMSPASIGPVKAMLRSLDLSALSEELLKQLEAGKGSEDIREFLTNFASENNIPV, encoded by the coding sequence ATGCGCAGCAGCTTGGCCGGACCGCGCGTACTCCTCCGTAAGCTTCGTGAAGTTATGGCGGAGCCGATTAATGCGCAGGAACGGCTCGACAAGATTGTACGTCTGATCGCGGCAAATGTGGTTGCGGAAGTGTGTTCCGTGTACATTTTGCGCGCGGATGGGGTTCTTGAGCTGTATGCGACAGAGGGCCTGAATAAGGACGCGGTTCACCAGACTTCTCTGAAGGTCGGTGAGGGTCTTGTTGGTTTGATTTCCTCTGATGCCAGACCGCTGAACTTACCAAATGCGCAGGCGCACCCAGCGTTTGCTTATCGTCCTGAAACAGGCGAAGAGAATTACAACTCCTTCCTTGGTGTGCCGATCCTGCGTGCAGGACGTACCCTCGGCGTACTTGTTGTTCAAAACAAAGACCACCGGACTTACTTCGAAGATGAAGTGGAAGCCCTGCAGACCACTGCGATGGTTATCGCTGAGATGGTCGCGGCTGGTGAGCTGGAAGCAATTGCGCAGCAAGGCACGACGATTGATGTGATCCGTCCGATGCACCTGAAGGGCGTTGCCCTTGCTGATGGCATTGGCCTTGGCCACGTTGTTCTGCATGAGCCACGCGTTGTCATCACCAATCTGATCGCTGAAGATGCGGATACAGAAAAGAAGCGTCTTGAAGAATCCGTTACGCGTCTGCGTCAGTCTCTGGACCACATGTTGGCCAGCGGTGAGTTTTCTCAGCACGGTGAGCACCGTGAGGTTCTGGAAGCTTACCGGATGTTTGCCTATGACCGTGGCTGGATCCGGAAGATTGATGAAGCAATCCGCAATGGTTTGACGGCTGAAGCTGCTGTTGAGAAAGTTCAGAGCGATACACGCGCTCAGATGCTCCGGCAGACTGATCCTTACCTGCGTGAGCGCCTGCATGATCTGGATGATCTGGCGCATCGCCTTATTCGCGAGCTGATGGGCAAGAACCACAGCGGCGAAGACGATCTGCCAAAAGATGCGATCATCATCGCACGCAACATGGGCGCTGCTGAGCTGCTGGATTATGACCGCGACCGCATTCGTGGTCTGGTTCTGGAAGAAAGCGGCCCGACTAGTCACGTCACCATTGTTGCGCGTGCACTTGGCATTCCAACTGTTGGACAGGTGGAAGACATTGTTTCGCTGGTGGAAGCGACTGATGCCATCATCGTGGACGGTGAGATTGGTCAGATCTTCCTGCGTCCGGCAAACGATGTTGAGCAAGCTTTCGCTGACAAGGTTCGCCTGCGCTCCAAGCGTCAAGAAATCTATCGGCAGCTTCGTGATGAGCCGACGGTTACCAAAGATGGTGTGGACGTTAAGCTTCAACTGAATGCTGGTCTGCTGGTTGATTTGCCAAGCATGGAAGATGCGGGGGCGGATGGCGTTGGCCTGTTCCGTACCGAACTTCAGTTTATGGTTGCTTCAGCCTTTCCAAGAATGCAAGAGCAGCACTCGCTGTACTCCAAGGTTCTGGATGCGGCTGGCGACAAGCCGGTGACATTCCGTTCTCTGGACATTGGTGGCGACAAGGTTCTGCCTTATCTGCGATTGGCACAGGAAGAGAACCCGGCCATGGGTTGGCGCGCAATTCGCTTCGGGCTGGATCGTCCGGGCCTGCTGCGCACCCAGATCAGAGCTATGCTGCATGCAGGGGCAGGGCGCTCTTTGCGCATCATGTTCCCGATGGTGGCGGATGTTTCTGAATTCCAGCAGGCACGGGATTATGTTGAGCGTGAGCTGAAGCATCTTCGCCAGCATGGACACGATACGCCAAAAGAGCTGAAGCTTGGCGTGATGTTGGAAGTTCCGGCACTGCTTTACCAGCTTGAAGAGATCTACAAGGAAGTAGATTTCGTCTCTGTTGGCTCAAATGACCTGTTCCAGTTCTTCTATGCGGTTGATCGCGGAAACACGCTGGTGGCTGAGCGTTTTGAAGCTTTGTCACCGAGCTTCCTGCGCGCCTTGCGCAAGATTGTCGTTGTTGGCGACAAGATGGATACACCAGTGACCCTATGTGGTGAACTTGGTGGCCAGCCCCTTGCTGCGATGGCTCTGCTGGCGATCGGCTACAGAAACCTTTCCATGTCTCCGGCTTCCATTGGTCCTGTTAAGGCGATGTTACGCTCTTTGGATCTATCAGCACTTTCAGAAGAGTTGCTGAAACAGCTGGAAGCGGGTAAAGGGTCGGAAGATATTCGCGAGTTCCTTACGAACTTTGCATCCGAAAATAATATTCCGGTATAA
- a CDS encoding aspartate kinase — translation MARLVMKFGGTSVADLERIRNVARHVKREVEAGNQVAVVVSAMAGVTNTLVGYTKEAAALHDAREYDAVVASGEQVTSGLLAIVLQDMGVDARSWQGWQIPIRTNEAHGAARIESIEGQTLIERLERGQVAVCAGFQGVAPDNRLATLGRGGSDTSAVAIAAAIQADRCDIYTDVDGVYTTDPRVVAKATRLERVAFEEMLEMASLGAKVLQVRSVEMAMVHGVRTFVRSSFDDPDAPQISADGTPVGTLICDEDEILEQQVVTGIAYSKDEAQISIRNVADKPGIASRVFGPLAEGNINVDMIVQNISPDGKTTDITFTVPESDYERARKVIEENVEEIGFENIEGATDVVKVSVIGMGMRSHAGVAAQCFEGLAEKGINIRAITTSEIKISVLIDSAYTELAVRTLHSLYGLDG, via the coding sequence ATGGCCCGTTTGGTTATGAAGTTTGGCGGCACCTCCGTTGCCGACCTAGAGCGTATCAGAAATGTTGCGCGGCATGTGAAGCGTGAAGTGGAAGCAGGCAACCAGGTTGCCGTTGTTGTATCCGCGATGGCTGGTGTGACGAACACGCTGGTTGGCTACACGAAAGAAGCCGCAGCGCTGCATGATGCGCGTGAATATGATGCGGTTGTTGCCTCAGGTGAGCAGGTGACTTCCGGCTTGTTGGCGATTGTGCTGCAAGATATGGGCGTGGATGCACGTTCTTGGCAGGGATGGCAGATTCCTATCCGCACGAATGAAGCCCACGGTGCAGCGCGTATTGAGAGCATTGAAGGTCAAACTCTCATTGAACGCCTTGAGCGTGGACAGGTTGCAGTTTGCGCTGGTTTCCAGGGTGTAGCGCCTGACAATAGGCTGGCGACGCTTGGACGTGGTGGTTCTGACACTAGTGCGGTGGCGATAGCTGCGGCTATTCAGGCAGACCGCTGTGACATCTACACGGATGTGGACGGTGTTTATACCACTGACCCACGTGTGGTGGCCAAGGCGACGCGTCTGGAACGTGTTGCTTTTGAAGAGATGCTGGAAATGGCTTCTCTTGGTGCGAAGGTTTTGCAGGTCCGTTCTGTTGAGATGGCGATGGTTCACGGCGTTCGTACGTTTGTACGTTCCAGCTTTGATGATCCGGATGCCCCGCAGATTAGCGCTGACGGAACCCCTGTAGGTACACTTATTTGCGACGAGGACGAGATTTTGGAACAACAAGTCGTCACTGGCATCGCTTACTCAAAAGACGAAGCACAGATTTCTATCCGCAACGTTGCTGACAAACCTGGCATCGCGTCCAGAGTGTTTGGCCCGTTGGCCGAAGGTAACATTAACGTAGACATGATCGTTCAGAACATCTCTCCAGATGGGAAGACGACCGATATCACCTTTACCGTTCCAGAGAGCGATTACGAGCGTGCGCGCAAGGTAATTGAGGAGAACGTCGAGGAAATCGGCTTCGAGAATATCGAAGGCGCTACTGATGTTGTAAAAGTTTCCGTAATCGGCATGGGTATGCGTTCGCATGCCGGTGTTGCAGCCCAGTGTTTTGAAGGCCTGGCTGAGAAGGGGATTAACATCCGCGCGATTACGACATCTGAGATTAAAATCTCTGTTCTGATCGATTCCGCGTATACGGAACTTGCGGTTCGTACTCTCCATTCGCTATACGGACTTGACGGCTAG
- the ubiG gene encoding bifunctional 2-polyprenyl-6-hydroxyphenol methylase/3-demethylubiquinol 3-O-methyltransferase UbiG, whose product MSTAQKPSNAAKNPAQTTIDPAEVAHFSSIASEWWDPTGKFRPLHKFSPVRISYIKEYACDHFGRDETSPKALEGLRILDIGCGGGLLSEPMARMGATVVGADASETNIKVATLHAQQSGLDIDYRAQTAESLVEAGEQFDIVLNMEVVEHVADVPLFMKSCADLVRPGGMMFTATINRTLKAYALAIVAAERVLRWLPKGTHQYEKLVRPEELEAPLNESGMSIYERCGVSFNPLTDSWSRTTDLDVNYMVIARKPE is encoded by the coding sequence ATGAGCACCGCGCAAAAACCAAGCAACGCCGCCAAAAATCCGGCACAAACCACAATCGACCCGGCGGAAGTTGCGCATTTCTCATCAATTGCATCGGAATGGTGGGACCCTACTGGAAAATTCCGTCCTCTCCACAAATTCAGCCCAGTCCGCATCTCCTATATTAAAGAGTATGCCTGTGACCACTTTGGCCGGGATGAGACTTCCCCTAAAGCCTTAGAAGGTCTACGTATTTTGGATATCGGCTGTGGTGGTGGCCTGCTCTCCGAACCGATGGCTCGCATGGGTGCAACTGTGGTCGGAGCAGATGCTTCCGAGACCAACATCAAAGTAGCCACACTTCATGCACAGCAGTCCGGCCTCGACATCGACTATCGCGCACAAACAGCTGAATCTCTCGTAGAGGCGGGTGAGCAGTTCGACATCGTGCTCAACATGGAAGTGGTAGAACATGTCGCAGACGTTCCGCTGTTCATGAAGTCCTGTGCAGATCTTGTGCGTCCCGGTGGAATGATGTTCACTGCAACTATCAACAGAACTCTGAAAGCCTACGCACTCGCAATTGTCGCAGCAGAGCGCGTTCTCCGCTGGCTGCCAAAAGGCACTCACCAATACGAAAAGCTGGTTCGCCCGGAAGAGCTGGAAGCACCACTCAATGAATCTGGCATGAGCATCTATGAGCGCTGCGGAGTCAGCTTCAATCCGCTGACCGATAGCTGGTCCAGAACGACCGATCTGGATGTAAACTACATGGTAATAGCTCGGAAGCCAGAGTAG
- a CDS encoding alpha/beta fold hydrolase, with product MPDTATAETVVFIPGLTSTGALFGPQINSLKERPIIIAETCNMNSIEAMAKRLLDHTPQKFALLGMSMGGYVALEVIRQAPERVSRLALVNTNARDDTAAQTQLRHTQMEIAKKGGFHKIASMQYPQLVHPARHDDTALRQVVFDMAAEIGPEDFLKQQNAIINRRDQRPNLPAIQCPTMIIAGEEDSLLPLDRCREMHDAIANSKLHIIPDCGHMSTLEHPVHTSELVQDWLAA from the coding sequence ATGCCAGACACAGCAACAGCAGAAACTGTCGTTTTCATTCCCGGCCTTACCAGCACCGGCGCTTTGTTTGGCCCTCAGATCAACTCGCTGAAAGAGCGCCCAATCATCATCGCTGAAACCTGCAACATGAATTCCATTGAAGCCATGGCAAAGCGGTTGCTGGACCACACACCCCAAAAGTTCGCTCTCCTCGGAATGTCCATGGGCGGTTACGTCGCCCTGGAGGTGATTCGACAGGCACCTGAACGTGTCAGTCGCCTCGCGCTGGTCAACACAAACGCCCGAGACGACACCGCGGCCCAGACGCAGCTTCGCCATACACAAATGGAAATCGCAAAGAAGGGAGGTTTTCACAAGATCGCCTCCATGCAATACCCGCAGCTCGTCCATCCTGCCCGCCATGACGATACCGCTCTTAGACAGGTTGTCTTCGATATGGCCGCCGAGATTGGCCCTGAGGATTTCCTGAAGCAACAAAACGCCATCATCAATCGCCGCGACCAAAGGCCAAACCTTCCGGCAATCCAGTGTCCAACTATGATCATCGCTGGCGAAGAGGACAGCCTGCTCCCGCTCGACAGATGCCGCGAAATGCATGACGCAATCGCAAACAGCAAACTGCACATCATCCCGGATTGCGGCCACATGTCGACGCTGGAACACCCGGTTCATACAAGCGAACTCGTACAGGACTGGTTAGCTGCATAG
- a CDS encoding phasin family protein produces the protein MLNMDKEMKEAMERWTVATDGLPWQGWFWAQGGDQLSNTALEHAISNNKSMLESYQALMHANMAFFNKRMKANTDFIQEIWDCPTGIEFSKLASDFMQQAFEDCRQEGARQMNEMSSAMKGTVSKTQKATSEALTSIDDLKAMAQAAPTKVPAKPRRRVPRKSTSTRTRAKNADKPSASRAPGPKGVSA, from the coding sequence ATGCTGAACATGGACAAAGAGATGAAGGAAGCAATGGAGCGCTGGACCGTTGCTACAGATGGGCTGCCTTGGCAAGGCTGGTTTTGGGCGCAGGGTGGAGATCAACTATCCAACACCGCTTTGGAGCACGCGATCTCCAACAATAAATCTATGCTCGAGAGCTATCAGGCCCTCATGCATGCAAACATGGCCTTCTTTAACAAGCGAATGAAAGCCAACACAGACTTCATTCAGGAAATCTGGGATTGCCCGACTGGTATTGAGTTCTCCAAGCTCGCCAGCGACTTCATGCAGCAAGCTTTTGAAGATTGCCGTCAGGAAGGCGCACGCCAGATGAACGAGATGTCTTCCGCGATGAAGGGCACGGTTTCCAAAACCCAAAAGGCAACTTCGGAAGCGCTCACCAGCATTGATGACCTCAAGGCAATGGCTCAGGCTGCTCCAACAAAGGTACCAGCCAAACCACGTCGCAGAGTGCCTCGCAAATCAACGAGCACCCGCACCCGCGCAAAGAATGCGGACAAACCTTCCGCATCCCGAGCCCCGGGCCCAAAAGGCGTGTCAGCCTGA
- a CDS encoding DUF1178 family protein, which yields MINYSLACDNGHEFDGWFRNSGDYDKQKEMGLVTCPFCDSSEIHKRLMAPNVSTSRSQKKAQVEHQAAKAVAAAQAKASEAAVAKEQQPAAAAPASSEQAVATSASNVDLQKVPEKAKELVEALREFRKQVVSNSEYVGDKFADEARKIHYGESEERGIYGETTPDDAKELLEEGIELMPLPVLPEDRN from the coding sequence GTGATTAATTACTCTCTCGCCTGTGACAATGGGCATGAGTTTGATGGATGGTTTCGGAATTCTGGCGACTACGACAAGCAGAAAGAAATGGGGCTGGTTACGTGCCCGTTCTGCGACAGTTCAGAAATCCATAAACGCTTAATGGCGCCAAATGTGTCTACCTCGCGAAGCCAGAAGAAGGCGCAGGTTGAACATCAGGCTGCAAAAGCTGTTGCTGCAGCTCAGGCGAAAGCATCGGAAGCTGCGGTCGCGAAAGAACAGCAACCGGCTGCTGCCGCTCCTGCGAGTTCAGAGCAGGCTGTAGCGACGTCGGCATCCAATGTTGATTTGCAGAAAGTTCCTGAAAAAGCGAAGGAGCTGGTGGAAGCTCTACGGGAGTTCCGCAAACAGGTCGTTTCCAACTCTGAGTATGTTGGCGACAAGTTTGCTGATGAAGCTCGCAAGATCCACTACGGCGAGAGCGAAGAGCGTGGGATATATGGTGAAACGACACCGGACGACGCGAAAGAGCTTTTGGAAGAAGGCATTGAGCTGATGCCGCTGCCTGTTTTGCCGGAAGACCGCAACTGA
- a CDS encoding carbon-nitrogen hydrolase family protein yields MTSFVAACIQMRTGRNPLENLDVCEALVREAAAEGAVYVQTPEMTNVLERSRKAQLAASSFEGADPFLKRLGILANELNIWVHIGSLAIRLEDDKLANRGFMISPRGEVVARYDKIHMFDVDLPNGESWRESESYSAGSVSPVVDLGVAKVGMAICYDIRQPALFREQSKAGAQVLTGPAAFTKQTGEAHWHVLQRSRAIENGAFVVTAAQGGTHEDDRQTYGHSLMVDPWGRVIAELDHDEPGVLLGELDLAKVDEARRRIPAIENARDFSVATVSLSGEMVR; encoded by the coding sequence ATGACAAGTTTTGTGGCTGCATGTATCCAGATGAGAACGGGACGAAACCCGCTCGAAAATCTTGATGTCTGTGAGGCGTTGGTTAGAGAAGCTGCTGCTGAAGGCGCGGTTTATGTGCAAACGCCTGAGATGACCAATGTGTTGGAACGTAGCCGCAAAGCACAACTTGCTGCCTCCAGTTTTGAAGGGGCTGATCCTTTCCTGAAGCGATTGGGCATTTTGGCGAATGAGTTGAACATCTGGGTTCATATCGGGTCTCTGGCTATTCGGCTTGAAGACGACAAGCTGGCCAACCGTGGTTTTATGATTTCTCCGCGAGGTGAGGTCGTTGCGCGCTATGACAAGATCCATATGTTCGATGTGGACTTGCCGAATGGTGAAAGCTGGCGTGAATCTGAAAGCTATAGTGCTGGCAGTGTCTCTCCAGTGGTTGATCTTGGTGTTGCCAAGGTTGGTATGGCGATCTGCTATGATATTCGCCAGCCAGCTCTGTTTCGTGAGCAATCCAAAGCCGGTGCTCAAGTGCTGACTGGACCTGCTGCCTTTACCAAGCAAACAGGTGAGGCGCATTGGCATGTACTGCAAAGATCGCGTGCTATTGAAAACGGCGCTTTTGTTGTGACAGCTGCGCAAGGTGGGACGCACGAAGATGATCGCCAAACCTATGGGCATAGCCTGATGGTGGATCCGTGGGGCCGTGTGATTGCAGAACTGGATCATGATGAACCGGGTGTATTGCTTGGTGAGCTTGATTTGGCAAAGGTTGATGAAGCCCGCCGCCGCATTCCGGCAATTGAAAATGCACGAGATTTTTCTGTGGCCACGGTTTCCCTGAGTGGGGAGATGGTCAGGTGA
- the grxC gene encoding glutaredoxin 3: MAQVTIYTRDMCGYCARAKRLLDEKGVDYKEFNYSEDPTIRKEMISKANGANTFPQIFIGSEHIGGCDDLFALERRGHLDGLLSADI; the protein is encoded by the coding sequence ATGGCTCAAGTTACTATCTACACCCGTGATATGTGCGGTTACTGTGCTCGTGCAAAAAGACTTCTTGATGAGAAGGGTGTTGACTATAAAGAATTCAACTACAGCGAAGATCCTACAATCCGTAAGGAAATGATTTCCAAGGCGAACGGTGCCAACACCTTCCCGCAGATCTTCATTGGATCCGAGCATATTGGTGGTTGTGATGACCTGTTTGCGCTGGAGCGTCGTGGCCACTTGGATGGTCTGCTGAGTGCTGATATTTAA
- a CDS encoding ComF family protein — protein MGDKFSSLEWLPDAVERAELPDKHRLKDLKLLPYLKRSLSFALDALFPHCCPVCSELVQGEGGLCLSCWQNLDLISAPYCERLGVPLHYELGPNAWSAAALVNPPDYERARAAAIYTGPAQELVKRFKFYGEIRLSKFLAGCMLNPGTELVSADSFLVPVPLHSSRLRERTYNQSALLAREIQKHLGGQSLLDGLVRTRKTNQQVGLKRGARTANVKGAFEVSEHFLAKVSGAQVVLVDDVLTTGATVEECTRVLKAAGAKQVDVLVFALVDPEKLSDYNA, from the coding sequence ATGGGCGACAAGTTTTCTTCTCTGGAATGGTTGCCTGATGCAGTGGAAAGAGCAGAGCTGCCTGACAAGCACCGATTGAAAGACCTCAAGTTGCTTCCTTATTTGAAGCGCAGCCTCAGTTTTGCTTTGGATGCGTTGTTTCCTCACTGCTGCCCGGTCTGTAGCGAGCTGGTGCAGGGTGAGGGAGGCTTGTGCCTGTCGTGTTGGCAGAATCTTGATTTGATTTCGGCGCCCTACTGCGAGCGGCTCGGGGTGCCTTTACATTATGAACTTGGCCCGAATGCCTGGAGCGCAGCTGCACTTGTAAACCCACCTGATTATGAGCGGGCACGGGCTGCGGCTATCTATACTGGGCCTGCGCAAGAGCTGGTGAAGCGCTTCAAGTTCTATGGTGAGATCCGATTATCCAAGTTTCTTGCGGGCTGCATGCTGAACCCAGGGACAGAACTGGTCTCAGCTGATAGTTTTCTAGTCCCTGTTCCATTACACAGCTCACGATTACGAGAGCGGACTTATAACCAGTCTGCATTACTTGCTCGCGAGATACAGAAGCATCTTGGTGGGCAGAGTTTGCTGGATGGGCTGGTTCGCACGCGCAAGACCAATCAGCAGGTGGGGCTCAAGCGGGGAGCACGGACAGCGAATGTGAAAGGAGCCTTTGAAGTTTCAGAGCATTTTCTTGCAAAGGTTTCCGGTGCGCAAGTGGTGTTGGTTGATGATGTGCTGACAACCGGTGCAACTGTTGAAGAGTGCACGCGTGTTTTGAAAGCAGCGGGTGCAAAGCAAGTTGATGTACTGGTTTTTGCGCTGGTAGATCCTGAAAAACTGTCTGACTATAATGCTTAG
- a CDS encoding methyltransferase domain-containing protein, with amino-acid sequence MSEHTLFDRHLIAKRRMTALKRAQDGADFLMKAAANDLQDRLDFISREFETGIDLGGHTGHVFEVLKSSGKVKHLLRADLFAADPNLSEPDMIVDDAVLPFAPESVDLIVSTLNLQMLDDLPGTLIQIKRALKPDGLFLGLLLGTDTLAELRDCLMRAEMEVSEGVSPRVIPFADTRDLGGLLQRAGFALPVSDVDRLTVRYDTMFDLIRDLRAMGATNPLKERLKTLTSKKVFMRAAEIYAQDYSDADGRIRATFTFASLSGWAPHESQQKPLKPGSAKHSLAEALGTKEIKS; translated from the coding sequence ATGAGCGAACACACTCTCTTTGATCGTCACCTCATCGCAAAACGGCGCATGACTGCGTTAAAGAGAGCGCAAGACGGCGCTGATTTTCTCATGAAAGCAGCTGCTAATGATCTTCAGGACCGCCTGGACTTCATCAGCAGAGAGTTTGAAACCGGTATCGACCTAGGTGGACATACCGGACATGTGTTTGAGGTCTTGAAGAGTTCCGGAAAGGTAAAACACCTTCTCCGCGCAGATCTCTTCGCTGCAGACCCGAACCTTTCAGAACCAGACATGATCGTGGACGACGCAGTTCTGCCATTCGCACCAGAAAGCGTAGACCTGATTGTCTCCACTTTGAACTTGCAGATGCTGGACGACCTGCCAGGTACTCTCATTCAGATTAAACGAGCCTTGAAGCCTGACGGTCTTTTCCTCGGTCTTCTGTTGGGAACAGATACTCTGGCTGAGCTCCGCGACTGTCTGATGCGCGCTGAAATGGAAGTAAGCGAAGGTGTCTCCCCACGCGTGATCCCGTTTGCAGATACCAGAGATCTGGGCGGTCTCCTCCAACGCGCAGGCTTCGCACTGCCTGTGAGTGATGTTGATCGTCTCACAGTCAGATACGACACCATGTTCGACCTGATCAGAGACCTACGCGCAATGGGTGCAACAAACCCTCTCAAAGAACGCCTAAAGACTCTAACAAGCAAGAAGGTGTTTATGAGAGCTGCGGAGATCTACGCTCAGGATTACTCAGACGCTGACGGCCGCATCCGCGCCACCTTCACCTTCGCATCCCTCTCCGGCTGGGCACCACACGAGTCCCAACAAAAGCCATTAAAGCCAGGCTCTGCAAAACACAGCCTGGCCGAAGCGTTAGGTACGAAAGAGATAAAGTCCTGA
- a CDS encoding Flp family type IVb pilin yields the protein MALSEKAYHNQKCGFTIAHMTEDERGAAAVEYAILAGLIVLAIVAAVTAIGATITDNFQFVADTIASVVSN from the coding sequence ATGGCGTTGAGTGAGAAAGCGTATCACAATCAGAAATGTGGTTTTACGATTGCTCATATGACGGAAGACGAGCGCGGTGCCGCTGCCGTTGAATACGCCATTCTTGCTGGCTTGATTGTTCTTGCAATTGTTGCAGCCGTGACTGCCATTGGAGCAACTATTACAGATAACTTCCAGTTTGTGGCCGATACAATCGCCTCAGTTGTCTCTAACTAA
- the mutT gene encoding 8-oxo-dGTP diphosphatase MutT, whose product MKIVMVAACALIDEDNRILLAQRPEGKSMAGFWEFPGGKIESNETPEDCLIRELSEELGITVKKECLAPLSFASHTYEDFHLLMPLYVCRRWSGTPHGAEGQNLKWVRAVRLRDYDMPPADEPLIPHLIDLVSY is encoded by the coding sequence ATGAAAATTGTGATGGTCGCGGCATGTGCCCTCATTGATGAAGACAACCGCATTCTGCTTGCTCAGCGTCCCGAAGGGAAATCAATGGCGGGATTCTGGGAGTTTCCGGGCGGTAAGATTGAAAGCAATGAAACGCCAGAGGATTGCCTGATCCGTGAATTATCCGAGGAGCTCGGAATTACGGTTAAAAAAGAGTGCCTTGCTCCCCTAAGTTTCGCTAGCCACACTTACGAAGATTTTCATCTGCTGATGCCACTTTACGTTTGTAGGCGTTGGTCGGGCACACCTCATGGGGCAGAGGGGCAGAACCTGAAATGGGTACGGGCAGTTCGTTTACGTGATTATGACATGCCACCAGCAGATGAGCCGCTGATCCCGCATCTAATTGACCTTGTGTCTTATTAG
- a CDS encoding GNAT family N-acetyltransferase, translating to MVTTEAKRVQPRQPNCDLDTVLKLEQANLNCFPSLMTHHDGSWISRLSPGGSARRNNSLNFYDVNDGDDAEERLVAARQRFKKRGVAFHVRWTPLIPAEVDQVLTEQNYTRLDETLVLSRSIWVLGDTDVPKGYKLSQVSLDEWIRKYAQVGGAQPGAPLDATVQALHDVLSRVAVELVSLIVETDDGIPAAVLLGVVDGDMLGIFSVATAKAYRRQGLAYALMCEVQRLGAERGAETAWLQVVAENAPAVELYASLGYREAYAYHYCLDVQP from the coding sequence ATGGTGACTACAGAAGCTAAGCGGGTTCAACCTCGCCAACCAAATTGCGATCTGGATACAGTTTTGAAGCTGGAGCAGGCGAACCTGAACTGCTTTCCAAGCCTAATGACGCATCATGATGGGAGCTGGATTTCCCGGCTCTCACCTGGTGGAAGCGCTCGCCGCAATAACTCGCTGAACTTTTATGACGTTAATGATGGCGATGACGCTGAAGAGCGGCTTGTTGCAGCCCGTCAACGCTTTAAGAAGCGTGGTGTGGCTTTTCATGTGCGTTGGACGCCCTTGATTCCAGCGGAAGTGGATCAGGTACTGACCGAGCAAAACTACACACGGCTTGATGAAACGCTTGTGCTGTCCCGGTCCATCTGGGTTCTTGGCGATACTGATGTGCCCAAAGGCTACAAGCTCAGCCAAGTCTCTCTTGATGAGTGGATCAGGAAGTATGCACAGGTTGGTGGTGCTCAGCCGGGCGCACCTCTCGATGCTACGGTGCAAGCACTTCACGATGTGCTTTCGCGAGTTGCCGTTGAGCTGGTTTCGCTGATCGTGGAAACTGATGATGGCATTCCCGCAGCGGTTCTTCTTGGTGTTGTCGATGGTGATATGCTTGGCATCTTTAGTGTAGCCACAGCAAAAGCTTACCGCCGGCAAGGATTGGCTTATGCGTTGATGTGTGAAGTGCAGCGGCTTGGTGCCGAACGAGGGGCCGAGACAGCGTGGCTGCAAGTGGTTGCTGAGAATGCGCCTGCAGTAGAGCTCTACGCTTCCCTTGGATATCGGGAAGCCTATGCCTATCACTACTGCCTAGACGTCCAGCCTTAA